A segment of the Trifolium pratense cultivar HEN17-A07 linkage group LG7, ARS_RC_1.1, whole genome shotgun sequence genome:
ATTCTTCCACCTACAAACCCATCTCTTGTGATTCTAAACTTTGTCCTGGTAATACAGGATGCACTGGTTGCTCTGTTCCATTCAAACCAGGTTGTACAAACAATACATGTGCAGCCAACATAATAAATCCATTAGTTCATGCTATTTTTGTTGGTGACACTGGCAATGATGTCTTATTCATATCACACTCTAAAGTCTCTAACATACTTTCTGGATGCACTGAATCTGAAGTTTTTACTGGTGAAGATGTTCCTCTTAAAAACTTACCAAAAACTAGTAAAGGTATATTAGGTCTTGCAAGAACAAAACTTTCATTACCAAAACAACTTTCTTCACATAATAACTTTCCTAACAAGTTTTCTCTTTGTTTACCATCTTCAAACAAGAAAGGACTTGGTAGTCTTTTCTTTGGTGGGGTACCCCAAAAAAGTTCTTATTCAAAGTTTCAACTCACTACTATCCCTCTTATTATCAACCCCTTTAGCACTGCTCCAATATTTAGTGTAGGTGATGCTTCTTATGAATATTTTATAGATGTGAAATCAATTAAAGTTGGTGGTGAAGTTGTTAACTTTAAGTCTTCACTTTTGTCTATTGACAATAAGGGTAATGGTGGAACAAAAATTAGTACTATGAATTCCTTCACTTTGTTGCATAGTTCTATATTTAAACCACTTGTTAGAGATTTTGTTAAGAAAGCTTCtgataagaaaataaagaaagtTGCATCAGTAGCACCATTTGAAGCATGTTTTGATTTCAGCACTATTGGTAGGACTAAGACTGGATTAGATGTGCCTACTATTGATTTGGTGCTAGAAGGGGGTGTAGAGTGGAAAATATATGGTGGTAATTCAATGGTTTTGGTGAATAAAAAAGTAGCATGTCTTGGATTTGTTGATGGTGGTAAAGAGCCAATGACATCTGTTGTTATTGGTGGACACCAATTGGAGGATAATCTATTGGAGTTTGATTTGGTTTCTTCTAAGTTAGGATTTAGCTCTTCACTACTACTTCATAATGCAAGATGTTCTAATTCAGATCAAGCTAATTTGTCTCTTGTGTCAATGGAGTGAGATGattatgagtttaattaattttactaGAAGATGCCCCTGTTTTAACCCCTGTTTTTCCTTTCATGATTTTGTCGTCTTAGTTCGACATTATTTTGTTCGGCGTTGTTTTCATTTTCTGTCTTGTTACGGTGTTTGTTAGATTTCATGATCATAATAAACttatgggttaaatatgtttttatttcctttAAATATACCAATTTTTAGTTTTAGGCTCTCTAaaaattttctttgaattttcgTCCTCtaaactttttgtttttaattttaatcgaaaGTTATAACGctcatattaaatttatctaGAACATTTAGATGAACGTGCATATTTAAATATGGATACATTTTGTTTGAAGTATcagaataaaattttgtttgaaGTATTGAGTACACAAGTCATCAGTTAACAATAAAACAAGGAAGAAACTAATGACAAATCTATAATGCAGGCTCGAGGGAGCAGTCGGAAGATCATTCATATTGGACTTAAGAACAAGCCTACAAGTAAGTTTGATACCGcactttaacccaaaatcttaagaaGTTAGGTTTATGGGTTCTCTAACTTATAAAGTGTTAAACCTCaatttttctaagcaatgtggacttaactcacacttgtcACAATAATCTCCCCTCAAGTGAGTCCTTCAATTCTTTATGCTCCCCTTCAACCCGAAGCTT
Coding sequences within it:
- the LOC123898151 gene encoding probable aspartic proteinase GIP2 encodes the protein MASFTTLFSSLLTIALLSFSCSSQFILPIEKDPITNLFTTSLGIGTPQHNFNLAIDLGGPILWYDCYKTYNSSTYKPISCDSKLCPGNTGCTGCSVPFKPGCTNNTCAANIINPLVHAIFVGDTGNDVLFISHSKVSNILSGCTESEVFTGEDVPLKNLPKTSKGILGLARTKLSLPKQLSSHNNFPNKFSLCLPSSNKKGLGSLFFGGVPQKSSYSKFQLTTIPLIINPFSTAPIFSVGDASYEYFIDVKSIKVGGEVVNFKSSLLSIDNKGNGGTKISTMNSFTLLHSSIFKPLVRDFVKKASDKKIKKVASVAPFEACFDFSTIGRTKTGLDVPTIDLVLEGGVEWKIYGGNSMVLVNKKVACLGFVDGGKEPMTSVVIGGHQLEDNLLEFDLVSSKLGFSSSLLLHNARCSNSDQANLSLVSME